In Thunnus albacares chromosome 10, fThuAlb1.1, whole genome shotgun sequence, a single window of DNA contains:
- the LOC122990610 gene encoding small integral membrane protein 32-like — protein MLRQILLNSTDTPDFDLVLMAQSSTHAPASLNASHGGSVSVAALLRPTTGRGGGLRDGEFHKPDLITYIVMCLLLFLMVLFIVFFINCQLRNSFFASMPYDRSLREARTSYK, from the coding sequence ATGCTCAGACAGATCCTCCTCAACTCCACCGACACCCCGGACTTCGACTTGGTGCTCATGGCCCAGTCGTCCACGCACGCCCCCGCCTCCTTGAACGCCTCCCACGGCGGCTCGGTAAGCGTGGCCGCACTCCTGAGACCCACCACGGGGCGGGGGGGAGGGCTCCGCGATGGAGAGTTCCACAAACCGGACCTGATCACCTACATAGTCATGTGCCTGCTGCTGTTCCTGATGGTGCTGTTCATTGTATTCTTCATCAACTGTCAGCTCCGGAACTCTTTCTTCGCCTCCATGCCATATGACAGGTCGCTGAGAGAGGCCCGGACATCCTACAAGTAG